From Sporosarcina sp. Te-1, the proteins below share one genomic window:
- a CDS encoding catalase, with the protein MEGDLVEKPTNKKLQQLASYQVNNYGTRMTTNQGMRIANDEDSLKAGVRGPTLLEDFHLREKLTHFDHERIPERVVHARGFAAHGEFELYHSMKEFSKAGFLQNPGSKTPVFIRFSTVVGSKGSADTVRDVRGFAIKFYTDEGNFDLVGNNIPVFFIQDAIKFPDLVRAIKPEPHNEIPQASSAHDTLWDFVANNQETAHMIMWLMSDRAIPRSFRMMQGFGVHTFRLVNEEGKGRFVKFHIKPLLGVHSLVWDEAQKIAGKDPDFHRRDLWETIERGHVVEYEIGVQMINEEDEFKFGFDILDSTKIWPEELVPVQLFGKITLNQNVENVFAETEQVAFHLGNVVPGIDFTNDPLLQGRLFSYLDTQLLRLGGPNFVEIPINRPVCPFHNNQRDGFSRQRIDVGQVSYHKNSLANNTPATSPWKEGGYVHYAEKVDGRVIQGRSESFQDHFSQARLFWNSMSPPEKQHIMDAFIFEVGKVKSESVRQQVVDMFVHVDEELARRLADAVGVRPPAGRQVDVSALSPALSQENTPKYPYSLKTGILIGNFFNGAEVKAVVKGLQKYGVVVDIISEKLGTVRGADGVEAVVNETLTTSSPVLLDSIYVVGGKADDQQAFDRNIVDYINETYKHYKPIGVASTGMSLFKGSSSKEGPGVILDGDQEFADRFIHAIAMQRFWDRKL; encoded by the coding sequence ATGGAAGGGGATTTAGTGGAAAAACCAACGAATAAGAAGTTGCAGCAGCTTGCTTCGTATCAGGTGAATAACTATGGGACGAGGATGACGACAAATCAAGGAATGCGAATAGCCAATGATGAGGATTCCTTAAAAGCCGGGGTCAGAGGGCCGACACTTCTGGAGGATTTTCATCTTCGGGAAAAATTAACGCATTTTGATCATGAGCGGATTCCCGAGAGAGTTGTGCATGCGAGAGGGTTTGCTGCACATGGTGAATTTGAATTATATCATTCAATGAAGGAGTTTTCGAAAGCGGGATTTCTGCAGAATCCGGGATCAAAGACACCGGTTTTCATTCGTTTCTCGACAGTGGTCGGCAGCAAAGGATCAGCGGACACGGTAAGGGATGTAAGAGGGTTTGCGATCAAGTTTTATACAGACGAAGGAAACTTCGATTTAGTCGGCAATAATATACCTGTTTTTTTTATTCAAGATGCGATCAAGTTTCCGGATTTGGTCCGCGCCATCAAACCAGAACCACATAATGAAATTCCACAAGCCTCTTCAGCACATGACACATTATGGGATTTTGTTGCCAACAACCAGGAAACGGCACATATGATCATGTGGCTCATGTCAGACAGGGCTATTCCAAGAAGTTTCCGCATGATGCAAGGCTTTGGTGTCCATACGTTTCGGCTGGTGAACGAAGAAGGAAAGGGCAGGTTTGTTAAATTTCATATTAAACCGTTGCTAGGCGTTCATTCCCTTGTATGGGATGAAGCGCAGAAAATCGCAGGCAAGGATCCGGACTTTCACCGGCGTGATTTATGGGAAACGATTGAGAGAGGCCATGTTGTAGAATACGAAATTGGTGTTCAAATGATCAATGAAGAAGATGAATTCAAGTTCGGTTTTGATATTTTGGATTCAACGAAAATATGGCCGGAGGAACTCGTACCAGTACAACTATTTGGCAAGATCACCTTAAATCAGAATGTGGAAAACGTATTTGCAGAAACGGAGCAAGTTGCATTCCATCTGGGAAATGTGGTCCCCGGCATTGATTTCACAAATGATCCTTTGCTACAGGGACGGTTATTCTCCTATTTGGATACGCAGCTGTTACGGCTGGGCGGCCCAAACTTTGTCGAAATCCCAATTAATCGACCGGTCTGTCCATTTCATAACAATCAACGGGATGGCTTCAGCAGACAGCGGATTGACGTCGGCCAAGTGAGTTATCATAAAAATTCACTTGCCAATAATACCCCTGCTACGTCTCCATGGAAAGAAGGCGGGTATGTCCACTATGCGGAAAAAGTAGATGGGCGTGTCATTCAGGGAAGAAGCGAATCATTCCAAGATCATTTTTCACAGGCCCGCCTGTTTTGGAACAGTATGTCTCCGCCTGAAAAACAGCATATTATGGATGCATTCATCTTTGAGGTAGGGAAAGTCAAATCTGAAAGTGTTCGGCAGCAAGTGGTCGATATGTTCGTACATGTCGATGAAGAACTGGCGAGGCGGCTTGCAGATGCAGTGGGCGTTAGACCGCCGGCAGGCAGGCAAGTGGATGTATCGGCATTGTCTCCTGCACTGAGCCAGGAAAATACCCCTAAGTATCCATACAGCCTAAAGACGGGAATTCTAATCGGGAACTTCTTTAATGGTGCAGAAGTAAAAGCGGTTGTGAAAGGGCTGCAAAAATATGGAGTAGTCGTCGATATTATAAGCGAAAAGCTGGGAACAGTGAGAGGCGCAGATGGGGTCGAAGCCGTCGTAAATGAAACGCTGACCACTTCGTCACCAGTGCTGCTTGATTCGATCTATGTCGTCGGGGGCAAAGCAGATGACCAGCAGGCGTTTGATCGGAATATCGTGGATTATATTAATGAAACGTATAAACATTATAAACCGATTGGAGTCGCTTCGACAGGCATGTCGCTCTTCAAAGGATCATCCTCAAAAGAAGGTCCGGGCGTTATTTTGGATGGTGATCAGGAATTTGCAGATCGATTTATCCATGCCATTGCGATGCAACGCTTTTGGGACAGGAAATTGTAG
- a CDS encoding H-type small acid-soluble spore protein, giving the protein MDSTRARQIVSSPDDIEVSYNGVSIWIDKVHEDDRTATVHLRQSMEERSEVAISELKEE; this is encoded by the coding sequence GTGGACAGTACTCGTGCTAGGCAGATCGTTTCTTCTCCGGACGATATTGAAGTGAGTTATAACGGTGTCTCCATCTGGATTGATAAGGTGCATGAAGATGATCGGACGGCCACCGTGCATTTGCGCCAGTCTATGGAGGAACGATCGGAAGTTGCCATTTCGGAGTTGAAAGAGGAATAG
- the thpR gene encoding RNA 2',3'-cyclic phosphodiesterase, with protein MSAHYFIGMKAPAAVRPIAEAYQNQLGLSSLYKVLPYEEDLHMTLLFIGSLADSLIEPLTEMLSSLSSQHKKFALEINHLSYFGLSKGPRVVYLGVEHSDALVSLQQDIYHHCHDLLSRSEENRFTPHITIAKKLKPMTGKPIAKETFEGVPFEAGGFSLYTIHPDQSPKYEEIGYFKLSM; from the coding sequence ATGTCAGCCCATTATTTTATCGGTATGAAAGCTCCCGCGGCGGTTCGGCCAATTGCAGAGGCGTATCAAAATCAACTCGGCCTTTCCAGCTTGTACAAGGTGCTGCCCTATGAAGAGGATTTACATATGACACTCTTGTTCATCGGCTCACTTGCCGATTCTCTCATCGAACCGTTGACTGAAATGTTGTCGTCCCTTTCATCTCAGCACAAAAAGTTTGCTCTTGAGATCAACCATCTTTCCTATTTCGGATTGTCAAAGGGCCCGCGTGTCGTCTATTTAGGGGTGGAGCACTCGGATGCTCTCGTTTCGTTGCAACAGGATATCTATCACCATTGCCATGATCTATTGAGTCGATCTGAGGAAAACCGGTTCACTCCGCACATTACAATCGCGAAAAAACTGAAACCGATGACAGGGAAGCCCATTGCCAAGGAGACCTTTGAAGGAGTACCATTCGAAGCAGGTGGTTTTTCCCTTTATACGATTCATCCTGACCAATCCCCTAAATATGAGGAAATCGGTTATTTTAAGCTCTCTATGTAG
- the corA gene encoding magnesium/cobalt transporter CorA: MIRTLGETSDGKLMYDFQLEDMANLSLEWYWVDFDQPTAEEAALLHSYFHFHPLAIEDCLGRLQRPKLDYYEGYTFFVLHSICHNDLTAEELNLFLGERFVVTFHFDRLQELDKAREMISANPKKWERGHVFTAYEIIDKVVDQYFPILYNIEDHLDEIEDQLSPRNVHLSMDYVFEVRSDLLRLRRTIFPMRELLYRMLDSERLDFIPHEHAYFSDIYDHLIRLGEMIESNRELTADIRDSQLSINSNRMNSIMTTLTIISSIFIPLTFVAGVYGMNFDYMPELHWRYGYPIVLIFMGLIGFSMGVWFKSKGWLGLDKS, translated from the coding sequence ATGATTCGGACGTTAGGTGAAACATCGGACGGGAAACTAATGTATGATTTTCAACTGGAAGATATGGCGAATTTATCTTTAGAGTGGTATTGGGTGGACTTCGATCAGCCGACAGCTGAGGAAGCTGCCTTATTGCATTCCTATTTTCATTTCCATCCTCTGGCGATTGAAGATTGTTTAGGGAGATTGCAACGGCCGAAGCTGGATTATTACGAAGGGTATACTTTTTTTGTTTTACACTCTATCTGCCATAACGATTTAACCGCAGAGGAATTAAATCTTTTTCTTGGGGAACGGTTTGTGGTGACCTTCCATTTCGATCGTTTGCAGGAATTGGACAAAGCACGTGAGATGATCAGTGCGAATCCGAAAAAATGGGAACGTGGACATGTCTTTACGGCGTACGAGATAATTGATAAGGTGGTCGATCAATACTTTCCCATTTTATATAATATCGAAGATCACTTGGATGAAATCGAAGATCAATTATCCCCGCGAAATGTCCATTTGTCCATGGACTATGTGTTTGAAGTGAGAAGTGATTTGCTGCGTTTGCGAAGAACTATTTTCCCGATGCGGGAGCTGTTATATCGAATGCTCGATTCAGAACGCTTGGATTTCATTCCACACGAGCATGCTTACTTCTCAGATATTTATGATCACCTGATTCGTTTAGGAGAAATGATTGAATCCAATCGGGAGTTGACCGCTGATATACGAGACAGTCAATTGTCGATCAATTCAAATCGGATGAATAGTATTATGACTACTTTGACCATTATTTCATCTATTTTCATCCCTTTGACATTTGTAGCGGGAGTGTATGGCATGAATTTTGATTATATGCCGGAACTCCATTGGCGCTATGGCTATCCAATCGTACTTATCTTCATGGGTCTCATCGGTTTTTCGATGGGTGTCTGGTTCAAATCAAAAGGGTGGCTCGGTTTGGATAAATCATAG